TTGTCCGAACCGCAGCACGGCCGCCTCGCGCAGCAGGTCGCCGAGACGTTGCGCGAGCGCCTTTTCCGGGCCGTCGACCGCGGCCACGGCGCTGTCGACCCGCACGAGTGCATGCTCGGCGTCACGGCGCGCGGTGTGTCCCTGATCGGCGATCGCGTCGAGCAGCGCCCCGGCGGCGGCCAACAGTTGCGGCAGGCCGGTCGCCGCCTCCTCGGATGGGTGGTCCTGCCCCGCGGCGCGCAACGACGCCAACGTCACCGCGATCCGCTCCGGAAGCTGGTACCCGCCGTAGTTGGACCGCGACCGCTGGGCCGCCTCGGTGTCCGCGAAGACCTCCCGCAGCCAGGTCAGCGGTGCGTCGTCGACATCGGCGGAGCGGTCGGCCGCCACGTTGCGCGCGTCGGTGGCCAGCGACCGGTACGCGCGGGTCAGGCCTTCGCGTTGCACGCGCCAGCGGCGCGGCGGCCAGATCGCGATGAGCGCGGCCTGCGCCACGCCCGCGACGAACACCAGCAGCGGTGCCAGCAACCCGTCGAGCGCGCTCATCTGCGCATCCGCGGGCGCGACGATCAGCAATGCGCTCGCGGCCGAGGCGATCAGTCCCGCGTTCGCGCCGACCGCCCACTGCATCCCCGCGGCGAAACACCATGCGGCCACGGCCACCACGAACACCACGCTGTGCGCCCCGGTCAGCACCGCGAGCGTCACCACGATCGCCATCTCCAGCGACGCCGTCACCACCAACGGCACCCGCCCACCGGGGCTGCGCTGCAGCGCGACCGCGCCGGCGATCACCCCCGCGCCCAGGGTCCACATCGCGACCGGCGCGGATGCCAGCCCCCAGGCGGCCGCGGCCGCCACCAGCACACCGATGAGGCTGCGCGCCACCGCACCGGGGTCTGGCGTGCTCAACCGCAACGCGTCGGCCGCTGGTCCGCCCGTCTGCACGTGACCATTCTCGCCTTAGCGCGACCGGAAGTGGGGCATCCGGCTCGTGCGGCGCGGTGGATCGTCGGTCGCGCGTTCGTCGATTAGGTTTCCAGCGTGGAAAAGGTCATCGTGACAATGCGGTCCGGGCGCGCCGAGGACGACTGGTGTGCGCGCATGGTCGGCGAAGTCAGCCCCGAACTGCTCGAAATCGGCCTTCCCGGATTGGTTCTCAACATCCGCGACGCGCCGGTGCGGGACTCGTTGATGACGCTGACGACGCTGGACCCGCCGGTGGTGGCCCTGGTGAGCGTGTGGGTGCAGCAGTACTACGGGGATCAACTGCGCGCGGTGCTCGAGCGCCTGGCCGGCGAATGTGATTCGCTCGCAGCGTATCTGGTCACCGAATCGGTGCCGATGGCGCCGCCTGCCGTCGAACCGGGGCGGCGCGCCGACGCGCTGGCCAACATCGCGCTGCTGCGCAGGCCCGCAGGCATGGACGCGGCGACCTGGATGCACCGGTGGCACGTCGACCACACGCCGGTGGCGATCGAGACCCAGGCCACGTTCGGCTATGTGCAGAACACCGTGGTCCGCGCGCTCACCCCCGGTGCGCCCGCGGTGGACGGCATCGTCGAGGAGCTCTTCCCGCCGCAGGCCGTGTCGGATCTGCACGCGTTCTTCGGCGCCCCCGACGACGCCGAGCTCGCCAGGAGGATGCAGGCCATGGTGACGAGCACCGACGCGTTCGGCGCGAGCACCAACATCGACACCGTGCCGACCGGTCGCTACCTGTGGCGCTCACCGTTCGCCGCACCCGATGCCCCGAGTGGAACGTGTTCTAGTTAGGCTGCTGGTTCACATCCACGGTGTCACCGAGGAGCCCACCCGAGGAGAAACGTTGAACCTGCAGATCGACGACAGCAACCGGGTTCGCACGCTCACCCTGAATCGGCCCGAGGCGCTCAACGCGTTCAACGAGGCGCTCTACGACGAGGTTTCGAATGCGCTGCTGGCCGCGGCGGGTGATCCGGAGGTCTCGGTGGTGCTGCTGACCGGCGCCGGGCGGGCGTTCTCCTCGGGCAACGATCTGGTCGAGATGCAGGCGCGGATCACCAACCCCGAGTTCGCGCCGGGGGAGCACGGGTTCTACGGAATGATCGAGACGCTCGCCGATTTCCCCAAGCCGTTGCTGTGCGCGGTCAACGGGGTCGGGGTCGGGATCGGTGCGACGATCCTCGGATTCGCGGATCTGGTGTTCATGGCCAGCACCGCGCGGCTCAAGTGCCCCTTCACCAGTCTCGGGGTGGCACCCGAGGCGGCGTCGTCCTACCTCATGCCGCGCCTGATCGGCAGGCAGAACGCGGCCTGGCTGCTGATGTCCTCGGAATGGATCAGCGCCGAACAGGCCAGGGAGATGGGCCTGGTGTTCAAGGTCTGCGCGCCGGAGGACCTGCTCGCCGAGGCCCGGCGGCACGCGGAAATCCTTGCCGCCAAACCGGTCAGCAGCCTGCAGGCGGTCAAGAAGACCATGGTCGCACCGGTACGCGAGGCCATCGCCGCGGCCACGCAGCGCGAGAGCGAGCTGTTCGTCGAACTCGTCGGTGCCGCGGCCAATGCCGAGGCGCTCGCGGCCTTCACCGGCCGCAAGGGATCCTCGGGCTAACCGCCGGCGCGCGACGGGCAGCCGTTGTACTGCGCGGGGTGGCCGGTGCTGTTGCCGTTGCTGTTGCCGTGCGCGGCGATGATCGCGCGGATGGTGCGCCTGCAGCGTCCGCAGTCACCGCCGGCACCGCACACGTCGGCCACCTCCTTGGAGGTTCTGGCCCCGCCCGCCACGACCTCGTTGACCACGTGGCTGGTGGTTCCGGTGCACAGACAGACGAACATGGCCGCTACACCCGCTCGTCCACGGTCATGATGTGCGCCAGCTTCCCGACGAACAGGCTCGGGTACGGCCCGAAACCGGCGTTGGTCATCCACTCCGCGGCGGCGTCGGGGTGCGAGATCCACTGGCGGGCCCTGACCTCGTCCTCGATCTCCTGCAGGATCATCACCTCGCGGCCGTCGTCGAGCGCCCGGTAGACCCAGATCTTCCGGATACCGCTGTCGGCGAACCGTCCCAGGCCGTCGTGCACTTTGCGCATGAGCGTCGCAACGTCGTCGACCGGGGCGATGGCCCCGACGATGACCCCGGCGACATGCGTCGGGGGCGTCGGTTCGTCGAGGTCGATTTTCTCGACCACCTCACCGCCGAAAATCGGCGGGATGTCCTGCACACCGGACCTGTCGAACCATTCGAAAATCTCGGGGGACCGCAGGACGTCGCGTATCGAGCGGGCCTGCCGAATTCCGATCGTCACGAGCACCCGACCGGGCTCCCAAATCGATTTGTAGAGCACCACATGATGCGCCCCGATCGATTTGAGGCCCGCGCGATGTTTGTTCATCCATTTCCACATCTGGTCCACGTCCTCGACGCGGAAATCGCAGGAAAGGATGAGCGAGTGCAAATCGTACTCGCTCATTCGCGGGGCCTTTCTGGGTCTGCCGGAGCCATGGTTAGCGGAGTCTAACCTTACTTAGGCAAGCCAGTCCAACCTTCGTGGCCACGGCCCCGAGCCCGCCGTCGGCCGCCACCCGACGCCCGCCGCGACAGGCCGACGGCGCCGTTAAGCGTTGCCTCACAAGGGGCTTTCTGAACTACATTGACTGTGCACGGCAAACAGCACCACTTGACCAGCCCTCAAGGTGTTTTAGGAGTGACCATGCAAGGGGACCCAGAGGTTCTGAAATTGCTCAATGAGCAATTGACGAGCGAACTGACAGCCATCAACCAGTATTTTCTTCATTCCAAAATGCAGGACAACTGGGGATTCACCGAACTGGCCGAACACACGCGTGCCGAATCGTTCGAAGAAATGCGGCACGCGGAAACGATCACCGATCGAATTCTTCTTCTCGACGGATTGCCGAATTACCAGCGATTGTTCTCGCTACGCGTCGGTCAGACGCTGCGCGAGCAGTTCGAGGCCGACCTGGCGATCGAGTACGAGGTGCTGGAGCGGCTGAAGCCCGGCATCGTCCTGTGCCGCGAGAAACAGGACGCCACGTCGGCCCGGATCCTTGAGCAGATCCTCGCCGACGAGGAGACGCACATCGACTACCTGGAGACCCAGCTGGAGCTGATGGACAAGCTCGGCGACGCACTCTATGCCGCGCAGTGCGTTTCCCGGCCGCCCCAGTCAGGGCAGTAAGCGCAGGTTCGTTCGGTTTTGCTCACCACCGCCTCGGGTAGCCGGTAGTCGCCGGTCACCCGGGGCGGTTTCGTGCGTGGTGTAACTTTCATAGTCGAACTAACGATATGGCTCCATATCGCCGGCGTACCGCCGAAGTCGCGAAAGGATGTCATGACCAGCTCACCCACGAGTGCCCCGCCACAGGCGACGGAAGTGCTGCTCGGTCCGCGTCGACGCAACCTGGTGTTCCTCGCGGTCCTACTCGGCATGCTGCTCGCCGCGCTCGATCAGACGATCGTGGCGACCGCACTGCCGACCGTGGTCGCCGACCTCGGGGGAGCCGGGCACCAGTCCTGGGTGGTGACGAGCTATCTGTTGGCCTCGACCATCGTCACCGCGGTGGTCGGCAAGGTCGGTGACCTGTTCGGCCGCAAGGTGGTCTTCCAGGCCGCGGTGCTGTTCTTCCTCGTGGGTTCGGTGCTGTGTGGGTTGTCCGGATCGATGACCATGCTCGTGGCCGCGCGGGCCCTGCAGGGAATCGGCGGCGGCGCGATGATGGTCACCGCGACCGCGCTCATCGGTGAGGTGATCCCACTGCGGGACCGCGGCCGCTACCAGGGCGCGCTCGGAGCGGTGTTCGGCGTCACCACGGTGATCGGACCGCTGCTCGGCGGTTTCTTCACCGACCATCTGTCCTGGCGGTGGGCATTCTGGATCAACGTCCCGGTCGGCGTCGTCGTGCTCATCGTCGCGGCGAGCGCCATCCCGGCCCTGGTCCGGTCGGACCGCAGGCCCGCGATCGACTATCTCGGCATCCTGTTCGTCGGCCTCGGTGCGTCCGGGCTCACGCTGGCCACCAGTTGGGGTGGCGGTGAGTACGCCTGGACCTCGCCGACGATCATCGCCCTGTTCGTCGGATCCCTCGTCGCGCTCGCGCTGTTCGTCCGTGCCGAAACCCGTGCGGCCGAACCGATCCTGCCGATGCGGCTGTTCGCCAGCCCGGTGTTCACGGTGTGTTGCGTACTGTCGTTCATCGTCGGCTTCGCGATGCTCGGAGCGCTGACGTTCCTGCCCACGTTCATGCAGTTCGTCGACGGCGTCTCGGCCACCGAATCCGGTCTGCGCACGCTGCCCATGGTGGCCGGCCTGCTCATCACGTCGACCGGCAGCGGCGCCCTGGTGGGCCGCACCGGCCGGTACAAGATCTTCCCGGTGCTCGGCACCGCCGTGATGGTGGTGGGCTTCGTGCTGCTGTCGCGGATGGACGCCGCCACGCCGTTCGGCCTGCAGTCGCTGTACCTGTTCATCCTCGGCACCGGCATCGGTCTGTGCATGCAGGTGCTGATCCTCACGGTGCAGAACACCGCGAGCTTCGAAGACCTGGGCGTCGCGACCTCGGGCGTGACGTTCTTCCGCACGATCGGCAGCTCCTTCGGCGCGGCGATCTTCGGTTCACTGTTCGCCAACTTCCTGTCCGATCGGCTCGGCCCCGCCATACTCCGCAGCGGCGCCCCGCCCGCCGCGGGCGAATCGCCGAAGGTTTTGCACGAACTGCCGCCCGACGTCGCCGCGCCGATCGTCGAGGCGTACGCGGACTCGCTGGGGCTGGTGTTCCTGTGTGCGGCGCCCGTCGCGCTGCTGGGTTTCGTGGTCGCGCTGTTCCTCAAGGAAGTGCCCCTGCAGGAATTCGAGTCGACGGCCCGGGTCGACCTCGGCGAAGGGTTCGGGATGCCCAGCACCGAACCGGCCGAGAAGGTCCTGGAGACCGCGATCAGCCGCATCATGCGCCACTCGCCGGAGATCCGGCTGCGCACGGTCGCCGGCAGGCCGGGCTGTGACCTCGACGTCGCGGGCCTGTGGGCACTGCTGCAGATCTACCGGCACAACCAGGTGTTCGGGACCGCCCGGCTCACCGAGATCGCCGATCGTCTGCGCATTCCGTACGAGGTGTTCGAGCCGATCTTCGACCGCCTCGTCACCGGCGGTTACGCGCTGCGCACCGGGGATCAGCTCTGGCTGACCCAGCCCGGGCTGCGTCAGGTCGACGCGGTCTCGGCGGTACTCATCGGGCGCATCATCGAGAAGCTGGAGAAATCCCCGTCCTTCGAGGGTCGGCCCGACCGCGGGCAGGTCGAGGCCGCGCTGGAACGCATCGCCCACCGGCTGCTGGTGCAGCGGGACTGGACCGACGACCGCGCCGAGCTCGCCCCCGCCACCCCCTGACCCCCACGTTGGCACCCACGTTGGCACCGCGACCGTGCGGGTCTGCGCCCCGACACGCCGCGGAACGGCGGCAGTCCGCGCACGCTCGCGCGGGCCGAGCGTGCGCTGGGCGCGGCCGCGCGGAGCGCAAAAACTAGAACCTGTTCCAGATCGGGGTCGGCGCGCGTACGATTCGGCCATGAGCCGGATCGGAGATTTCCCCGACGACGACGTGGCGGGCTGGATTCAGCGTTCACCCGACATCGGCACCGCCATGGCCAACTTCACCCACGCGGTGTACACCAAGGGCAGACTTCCCATGCGGGTGCGCGAACTGGCCCGCATGGTGATCGCGCTCGACAACGAGTGCGTGGTCTGTCAGAACACCCGAGACGGTGAGGGCGTGGCCGCAGGCGTCGACGAGGACCTCTACGAGCACGCCGCCGAATGGCGCACATGGCCCGGGTACAGCCCGGCCGAACGCATCGCCGCCGAGTTCGCCCACCGGTTCGCCACCGAGCACACCGAACTGCGCGACGACGAGGATTTCTGGGCCAGGGCCGCCGAGCATCTCGACGCCGACCTGCTGACCGACCTGGCGTTGTCGTGCGCGATGTGGCTGGGGATGGGCCGGATGTTGCGCACCCTAGACATCGGGCAGAGCTGCAAGATCACCCTGTAGTTCGCACTGTGCACCGCGCCGCGGCGCGGCAGAATGGCTTGTGTGACTTCGCGGTCAGCAAAACCTCTCGCTGCGGCGGCCATCGCCCAACTCGAATCCGACGGCGTCGCGACACTGATCGGCACGGTCGTCAACCCGGCCGGGCTGATCCACGCGAAAACCGTTCCGCTGCGCCGCATGAGCTCGTTCGCCGAGCCCGGGCTGGGCGCCAGCCCCGTCTTCCACGCCTTCACCATCGACCAGGTCGGCATCGTGTTCAGCGATGCGATCAGCGTGGTCGGCGATCAACGCATCCGCATCGACCTCAGCGCACTGCGCATCCTCGGTGACGGATTGGCCTGGGCGCCCGGCGCTTTCTTCGATCAGGACGGCACACCCGACCCGTACTGCAGCCGCTACGCCCTCCAGCGCGTGGAACAACGCCTCGACGCGGCGGGGCTCAGCGCGCAGGTGGGCCACGAGATGGAGTTCGTGCTGGTCGGGCCCGACGGCTCCCGGCTGCCCTCATTGCTGTGGGCCCAGTACGGCCTGGCGGGGCTGCTCGAGTTCGAGGGCTTCGTGCGTGAGGTCACCGATTCGGCGAACGCATCCGGTGCCGCGATCGAGCAGTTCCATCCCGAATACGGCGCCAACCAGTTCGAGATCTCGCTGGCGCCGCTGCCGCCGGTCGCCGCGGCCGATCAACTGATCCTGATGCGCATCATCGTGGCCCGGGTGGCCCGGCGCCACGGGTTGCGGGTCAGCCTGTCCCCGCTGCCGTTTGCCGGGGGCGTGGGTTCCGGCTCGCACCAGCATTTTTCGCTGTGCCGCGGGGACACGCCGCTGCTCTCCGGTGGCGACGGCGCACGAGGCATGGCCGACGAAGGGGAGTCGGCCGTGGCGGGCCTGCTGGCGGGGCTGCCCGCCGCGCAGGGCGTGCTGTGCGGGTCGGTGTTGTCCGGGCTGCGGGTGCGGCCCGGGTTGTGGGCAGGCGCGCACAACTGCTGGGGCACCGAGAACCGCGAGGCCGCCGTGCGATTCATCATCGGCGGCCCGAGCAACCCACACGGCGCCAACGTCGAGGTCAAGGTCATCGACCCGTCGGCCAACCCGTATCTGGCGACCGCGACGATCCTCGGGCTGGCGCTGCACGGTATCGAGAACCGGCTGCCGTTGCCGCAGGAAGTGGCGGTCGATCCGGCCGCGCTCACCGACGCCCAACGCGCCGAGTCGGGCACCGCACTGCTGCCGTGCGGCCAGGGCGAGACCCTGCCCGCGCTGGACTCCTCATCGCTGATCCGGGAGATCCTCGGCGACGAGATCGTCGACGCGGTGCTGGCGGTCCGCCGCTACGAGCAGAAGAACTTCGGTGACCTGCCGCCCGAGGAGCTTGCCGACAGGTTCCGGCTCGCCTGGAGCGTGTGACGTTTGCACAGCCACGGTTGAGGTAACCCGTGGCCCATGATCGGTACTCTTCGCACCGTGGTGCTCGACTGTCGGGATCCACGCAAACTGGCCGAGTTCTACGTCGGGTTGATCGGCGGCGAGATCACCGCTGACGAGGGCGACTGGGTGGTGGTGACGGATCCGCAGGGCCACCGGCTGGCCTGCCAGCTCTCACCGGAGCACGAACCACCGACGTTTCCCGACCCCCGCGGATCCCAGCAGTTGCATCTCGACATCCGGGTGGACGATCCCGACGCGGCCGAACGTCAGGTGCTCGAGCTCGGTGCCACCCGCGTGACCGACGCGATCGGCGAGGACAACTTCAGGGTGTTCCGTGATCCGGCGGGGCATCCGTTCTGCCTGGTGTTCAACACGAATTGAGCCACAACCCACGCCGGGGCCGCATGGGCTCAAGGGGTTACATGGGTGCCCACGCGTCGGGCACCCGCCCGTCCACGTCGGTGAATCCGTAGCAGCGCGCGAGCTCCGCCGACGTCACCGACCGCTGGTTCCACCGTGCGCGGGCCGGATCCGCGGCGATCGCCGCCACCCCGCGGCCGACGAACCGCGGCGTCTCGGACTCGGCGAAGCCCGGCGGCGCCACCGGTTGCCCGTCGTCGCGGGCCGGGTCGAGCGCCAACTCCCAGTTCGATTCGCACACGCCGTAGTTGTCGAGCATCATCTCCGAGCGCAACCAGCCGGGTGTCACCGAGACCGCGGTGCCGCCGTAGGCCGCGAGCTCGTGCCCCTGACTGAACGCCAACCGGTTGACCGCGGTCTTGGCCAGGTCGTAGAACACCGACAGCCGGTAGTTCTCGGCGTTGAATTCCGTTGTCCCGTCCGAAATTTCGACGAGCAGCCCGCCCGGCCGGGTGACCAGCAGCGGCAGCAGGCAGTGCGAGGTGATGAGGTGGGTGTCGAGGCCGAGGCGCAGGATGCGCAGCCCGCTTTCGAGGTTGTGCTCCCACATGGGTCTGCCCCAGGTCGGCGGTGGGCCCTTGAGGATCTCGGCACCCCAGATGTCGTTGACCAGGATGTCGACCCGACCGTGCTCGGCTCCGATCTGCTCGGCAAGCGCACGCACCTGGTCGATCTGCAGATGGTCGACCTGCGCCGCGATACCGACCCCGCCCAGCGCGGACACCAATTCCGCTGTCTCCTCGATGGTTTCGGGACGGTCGTAGTCCGATCGGCAGGTTCTGGACCTGCTGCTGCGGCCCGTGCAGTACACCGTGGCACCGGCTTCTCCCAGGGCGGCGGCGATACCGCGGCCCGCGCCGCGCGTGGCGCCGGCGACCACAGCGACGCGATCCCGAAGTGCCTCCGGATCCGGTGTCCACCGCATCCACCGAGTATCAACCTCCCATCGGCTTCACAGTTCCGGTTTGGCCGTTGAGATCCGCGAGATCGGCGCATACTCGCAAGGGTGACTCCGTTGCAGCGATACATCGCCGAAGAAATCGCCACCGATCACCTCGACGGACTGTTGTCACGGCGCGAGGCGCTGCGCCGCCTCGCGCTGCTCGGCCTGAGCACGGCCGCGGCAACCGCCGTCATCGCCGCCTGCAGTGAGCGGGAGCAGAACGGCCCGGCCCAGAACACCGCCGAGAACACGGCCCAGAACACCACCAACACCGCGGGGCCGCCGAGCGGCACCAGCCAACCTCCGGCAGAGCCGCCGGGCATGCAGACCGCCTTGCCCACCGCCGCGGTCACGTGGGCCGGACCGAACGGTGAACTGCAGGGCGCGTGGGCCGAGGCGCCGGACGCCCGCGGCGCCGTGCTCGTCATCCACGAGAACAAGGGCCTCACCGATCACATCCGCTCGGTGGCGGGACGGTTCGCCGGCATCGGGTACTCGGCGCTCGCGGTCGATCTGCTGTCCGGGCAGGGCGGCACGGGGCAGTTCGCCGATCCGGCCGACGCGACGGCCGCGCTGAGCAAGATCCCGCCCGAGGAGTTCGTCGCCAACCTGCGGTCCGGCATCGACGAGTTGTCGCGGCGCGCACCCGATCGCAGGCTCGCCGCGGTCGGCTTCTGCATGGGTGGTGGACTCGTGTGGCGCCTGCTCGCCGCGGGTACGCCGCAGCTGGCCGCCGCGGTGCCGTTCTACGGACCGACACCGGATGACCCCGATTTCTCCGGTTCCAAGAGCGTCGCGGTGCTGGCGTTCTACGGTGCGCTCGATCAGCGCGTCAACGCCACCGAACCGGTGGCCCGCGCGGCGCTGGAGAAGGCCGGGCTGGTGCACGAGCTGGTCACCGAACCCGGTGCCAATCACGCGTTCTTCAACGACACCGGCGACCGTTACGACCCGACGGCCGCGGCCGACGCGTGGCGACGCATCCAGGAGTGGTTCACCGCGCACCTGGCCTGACATACCCGGCCCGAGGGACACCGGCGGAATTCGCTTCCGGTTCAGACACCGGTCGCGGCCACGTGGCCGTGCGCACATGCACGGTTGTTTGCATCGCGGCATGCGGGTGGTCCAGGTCGCGAACTTCTACGGCCCGCGGTCCGGCGGTCTGCGCACCGCGGTGGACCGGCTCGGTGCGGAGTACCACGCATTGGGCCACGACGTCTTCCTCGTCGTGCCGGGTCCGCATCCGCGGCATGACGTCATGGCCAGCGGCGTGGTGCGGATCTCGCTGCCTGCGTGGCGCATCCCGTTCACCGGCGGCTACCGGGCGGTCCTGCCCGGTCCGGTCACCGCGCTGCTCGAACAACTGCAACCGGACGTCCTCGAGGTGTCCGACCGTCTCACGCTGCGTTCCCTCGGCCCATGGGGCCGCGCACACGGCGTGGCAACCGTGATGATCTCCCACGAGCGCCTCGACCGGCTGCTGGCGCAGGCACTTCCGGTTCCGCTGGCCCGGTCGGTGGCCGACGTGGCCAACCGTCGCACCGCCGCCAACTACGACACCGTGGTGTGCACGACGGCGTTCGCCCGCGAGGAGTTCGACCGGATCGGGGCGTCCAACGTCACCACCGTGCCGCTCGGGGTGGACCTCGACCAGTTCCATCCCCGACGCCGATGCGCCCGGATGCGCAGCCGCTGGGCAGGCCCGCACCAGACGCTGCTCGTCCACTGCGGCAGGCTCTCGGTGGAGAAGGAGGCCCATCGCAGCATCGACAGTGTTGCGGTGCTTCGTGATTCAGGTGTGGACGCGCGTCTGGTCGTGGTTGGCGACGGTCCGTTGCGGGCGCGTCTGGAACGCCGCGCCGCGCGGCTACCCGTGACGTTCACCGGTCACGTCGGCTGCCGAGACACCGTCGCGACGATCCTGGCCTCCGCCGACGTCGCGCTCGCGCCCGGACCGCACGAAACCTTCGGTCTGGCGGCGCTGGAGGCCCTGGCGTGCGGCACCCCGGCGGTGGTGTCCCGCACCTCGGCGCTGCGGGAGATCCTCACCTCCGAGTGCGGCGCGGCCGCCGACAACGACGCGGGCGCCGTGGCGGATGCCGTCACCGCCGTCATCAGCCGACCGGAACCGCAGCGCCGCCGCAGCGCCCGGCTGCGGGCCGAGCAGTTCACCTGGCCGCGTGCGGCCGCCGGGATGCTCGACGTGTTCGGCACCCGATAGCGCGGTCGCGCGCCTCGAACCGGCCGCACGGCGCCACAGTACGGGGCGGGTCGAACCGGTCAGCTGACCCCGGCCGATTGTCGTGGCGCGTAACGCAGCACCGCGGCGACGCCGTCGGCGGGGGACCGGTCCTCGGGCGCACACACCAGGTCGTCGCCGGACACCACGGTCGCGTGGCCGACCCGGCCGACGATGAGGGTCTCGACGGCTCCTTGCCGCAGCGCCGCACACACCCCGGCCAGACCTTCGGTGGCAAGACCCCAGTCCGCCTGTTGGGGTGCCCGAAGGCCGCGGCGACAAACCTGATCAGCGATCGCCGATTCAGCGCCACGCGACCGGGAGACGCTTGATGCCGTGGATGAACGCCGACTGCAGCCGGTCGGGTTCCTCGGTGGCGACGATGTCGGGCAGGTGGCGGTGCAGTTCGGCGAACAGCACGGTGATCTCGCGCCGCGCCAGGTTGGCGCCCAGACAGAAGTGGGCGCCGCCGCCGCCGAACCCGACGTGGGGGTTGGGCTGGCGGCGCACGTCGAACATCCACGGGTTGTCGAACTTGGTCTCGTCGCGGTTGGCCGAGCCGTACCACAGCGTGACCTTGGCGCCCGCGGGCAGCGGTGTGCCGCCGAGTTCGGTGTCCCTGGTCACGGTGCGGCGCATATAGCTCACCGGCGAGGCCCACCGCACGATCTCCTCGACCGCGGTGGGGGCGAGTGCGTCGAACCGCGACCACCACAGCCGACGCTGCTCGGGGTAGCGGGTGAGGGCGAGCACGCCGTGGCTGATCGCGTTGCGGGTGGTCTCGTTGCCGGCCACCACCAGCAGGATGAAAAACGACGCGACCTCGGCCGAGGTGAGCCGCTCACCGTCGACCTCGGCCTGCACCAGGCTGGTGGTGAGGTCCTCGGCCGGGGCCGTGCGACGTTCGTCGGCGAGCGCCCTGGCGTATGCGCCGATGTCCATCGCGACGGTGGTGAACTCCTCGAAATCCGT
This region of Mycolicibacterium goodii genomic DNA includes:
- a CDS encoding glycosyltransferase codes for the protein MRVVQVANFYGPRSGGLRTAVDRLGAEYHALGHDVFLVVPGPHPRHDVMASGVVRISLPAWRIPFTGGYRAVLPGPVTALLEQLQPDVLEVSDRLTLRSLGPWGRAHGVATVMISHERLDRLLAQALPVPLARSVADVANRRTAANYDTVVCTTAFAREEFDRIGASNVTTVPLGVDLDQFHPRRRCARMRSRWAGPHQTLLVHCGRLSVEKEAHRSIDSVAVLRDSGVDARLVVVGDGPLRARLERRAARLPVTFTGHVGCRDTVATILASADVALAPGPHETFGLAALEALACGTPAVVSRTSALREILTSECGAAADNDAGAVADAVTAVISRPEPQRRRSARLRAEQFTWPRAAAGMLDVFGTR
- a CDS encoding dienelactone hydrolase family protein, whose translation is MTPLQRYIAEEIATDHLDGLLSRREALRRLALLGLSTAAATAVIAACSEREQNGPAQNTAENTAQNTTNTAGPPSGTSQPPAEPPGMQTALPTAAVTWAGPNGELQGAWAEAPDARGAVLVIHENKGLTDHIRSVAGRFAGIGYSALAVDLLSGQGGTGQFADPADATAALSKIPPEEFVANLRSGIDELSRRAPDRRLAAVGFCMGGGLVWRLLAAGTPQLAAAVPFYGPTPDDPDFSGSKSVAVLAFYGALDQRVNATEPVARAALEKAGLVHELVTEPGANHAFFNDTGDRYDPTAAADAWRRIQEWFTAHLA
- a CDS encoding cytochrome P450 — translated: MGIAPRVNGAAPPDVALSDINLGSWEFWALDDDIRDGAFATLRREAPISFHPAFDTEEGFPQGAGHWALTRHDDVFYASRHPELFSSASGIVIGDQTPELAEYFGSMIAMDDPRHTRLRNIVRSAFTPRVLAVIEDSVRDRARRLVTDMIERNPDGHAELVTELAGPLPLQIICDMMGIPEADHQQIFHWTNVILGFGDPDLTTDFEEFTTVAMDIGAYARALADERRTAPAEDLTTSLVQAEVDGERLTSAEVASFFILLVVAGNETTRNAISHGVLALTRYPEQRRLWWSRFDALAPTAVEEIVRWASPVSYMRRTVTRDTELGGTPLPAGAKVTLWYGSANRDETKFDNPWMFDVRRQPNPHVGFGGGGAHFCLGANLARREITVLFAELHRHLPDIVATEEPDRLQSAFIHGIKRLPVAWR